A single window of Nicotiana sylvestris chromosome 3, ASM39365v2, whole genome shotgun sequence DNA harbors:
- the LOC104241880 gene encoding protein OXIDATIVE STRESS 3, which yields MMKNQDQQHELWMIDEGHELGNNGEIYNTNSHSPSSSVSSSIGESSTISNGSTCSSSLDTTDDASSSPSSCSPNSDEALYDLSSLMAQLPIKRGLSKFYQGKSQSFTSLSRVTSLEDLVKKESPYKRKMKSCKSYGAGLDSYKSYTLPKPTILKKASRFSASCTTNGKASFISRSRPPLIPLHRT from the exons ATGATGAAGAATCAAGATCAACAACATGAGTTATGGATGATAGATGAAGGACATGAATTAGGTAATAATGGTGAGATATACAACACCAACAGCCACTCACCTTCTTCATCAGTTTCATCATCCATTGGAGAATCATCAACAATTTCAAATGGATCAACTTGTTCATCTTCATTAGACACAACAGATGATGCATCTTCATCTCCCTCTTCATGTTCACCTAATTCTGATGAAGCTTTGTATGACTTATCATCCCTCATGGCACAATTACCTATCAA GAGGGGATTATCCAAGTTTTATCAAGGCAAATCACAGTCATTTACATCTTTATCAAGAGTGACAAGTTTAGAGGATCTTGTTAAGAAAGAATCACCTTACAAAAGGAAAATGAAGTCTTGCAAAAGCTATGGAGCTGGATTGGATTCTTACAAGTCATATACTCTTCCAAAGCCAACTATATTGAAGAAAGCCTCAAGATTTTCAGCATCTTGTACTACTAATGGAAAGGCAAGTTTTATCAGCAGGAGCAGACCCCCTCTAATTCCTCTACATAGAACCTAG